One region of Scophthalmus maximus strain ysfricsl-2021 chromosome 13, ASM2237912v1, whole genome shotgun sequence genomic DNA includes:
- the LOC118318398 gene encoding calcium homeostasis endoplasmic reticulum protein isoform X1, producing the protein MDVPIAPEDQELRNVIDKLAQFVARNGPEFEKMTMEKQKDNPKFSFLFGGEFFSYYKCKLAMEHQQHPSTHDGEEYKSEDLYNPGASEVVDIPPPPMPMIVPPSVPPPAAPALDEIIQQSQWNLQQQEQHLHTLRQEQVTAAIALAMEQQTQKLLLETQLDITEFDNLLQPIVDTCTKDAISGGKNWMFNNAKSPQHCELMTSHLRNRITADAAHFELRLHLIYLTNDVLHHCQRKQQKDLLAALQKVVVPIYCTSFLAVEEEKQQKITRLLQLWEKNGYFDDETIQQLQNPALGLGQYQASLITEYAAAVQPIQLTFQRQIQALKTHHEEFVSSLKQQQHQPQPLQPAPVAQLATPTEPEQAPAMTAQAGEVKPAMSGPPSGDFDGASSRPQDPSNTSGPSDIPPNKPGWYDTQHMGPWNPNQPPPFDPNQPPPPCPPWNSHEGMWNDQRDPGNWSGGPPREGGPWSGPGGSEPGPPSWNSYDQQPPWGNQPDQPPWGQREPPFPPRMQRPPHFRGPFPPHQQPPPFNQPPPPPHNFGRFPPRFMQDDFPPRHHYDRPPYTPHRFDYAQGEYPGDIPGPPPPPPPPPPHHHPNQRPPPPGIGAEHPPWGGGQHQDFGPPPHGFNGHSPHVRHRQHPVPDDPSLVPNVPYFDLPAGLMAPLVKLEDYDYKPLDPKDIRLPPPMPPSDRLLAAVEAFYSPPSHDRPRNSEGWEQNGLYEFFRAKMRARRKKGHEKRNASGRGGSRSRSHSPSRGRSSSRSSSHSSKSSRSRSRSSRSRSNSRSYSRSRSRSRSRSSRSRSHSRSKSRSRSPTKRRRGAKSRSSSPASTSALGGASSKLPTDNRLGEENKGHQLLMKMGWSGLGGLGAKEQGIQDPIKGGDIRDKWDQYKGVGVSLDDPYENYRRNKSYNFVARMKAREEVNREPQEAPPTE; encoded by the exons ATGGATGTTCCCATCGCCCCCGAAG ATCAAGAGCTGAGGAATGTAATTGACAAACTGGCCCAGTTTGTAGCTCGCAATGGGCCCGAGTTCGAAAAGATGACGATGGAGAAACAGAAGGACAACCCCAagttctccttcctctttgggGGAGAGTTCTTCAGCTACTACAAGTGCAAGCTTGCCATGGAGCACCAGCAGC ATCCCTCTACCCACGATGGGGAGGAGTATAAATCTGAAG ATTTGTACAACCCGGGCGCCAGTGAGGTGGTTGACATCCCTCCTCCACCAATGCCGATGATTGTTCCTCCTTCGGTTCCTCCGCCTGCCGCACCTGCCCTCGACGAGATCATCCAGCAGAGTCAGTggaatctgcagcagcaggagcagcatcTCCACACGCTCAGACAG GAGCAAGTGACTGCAGCCATAGCTCTGGCCATGGAGCAGCAAACccagaagctgctgctggagactcAGTTGGACATCACAGAGTTTGACAACCTATTGCAGCCCATCGTGGACACCTGCACCAAAGATGCCATCTCT gGTGGTAAGAACTGGATGTTCAACAACGCCAAGAGCCCACAGCACTGTgaactgatgacatcacatctccGCAACCGCATCACTGCTGATGCAGCGCATTTTGAGCTCCGCCTACATCTCATTTATTTAACCAATGACGTTCTCCATCACTG CCAGCGGAAACAGCAGAAGGATTTGTTGGCGGCGCTGCAGAAAGTTGTGGTTCCCATCTACTGCACCAGCTTCCTGGCtgtggaggaagagaagcagcagaagatCACTCGG ctgctgcagctctgggaGAAGAATGGATACTTTGACGATGAGACCATTCAGCAGCTCCAGAATCCGGCTCTGGGGCTCGGCCAGTATCAG gcctcTCTGATAACAGAGTATGCTGCTGCGGTGCAGCCCATCCAGCTGACCTTCCAGAGGCAGATCCAGGCTTTGAAGACGCATCACGAAGAGTTTGTTTCCAgcctgaagcagcagcagcaccaaccGCAGCCACTGCAGCCGGCCCCTGTTGCACAACTAGCGACCCCCACTGAGCCCGAGCAGGCCCCGGCTATGACTGCACAAGCAG GGGAAGTGAAGCCTGCCATGTCGGGCCCTCCTTCAGGGGACTTTGATGGAGCTTCCTCCAGACCGCAGGACCCTAGCAACACTAGTGGACCCTCAGATATCCCCCCCAACAAGCCTGGGTGGTATGACACCCAGCACATGGGCCCCTGGAACCCCAACCAGCCG CCTCCTTTTGACCCAAACCAGCCCCCCCCTCCTTGCCCGCCCTGGAACAGCCATGAGGGGATGTGGAATGACCAGAGGGACCCAGGGAACTGGAGCGGGGGTCCACCCAGAGAAGGAGGCCCCTGGAGTGGTCCAGGTGGGTCTGAACCCGGCCCTCCATCCTGGAACTCGTATGACCAGCAGCCACCGTGGGGGAACCAGCCGGACCAGCCTCCCTGGGGCCAGAGGGAGCCCCCATTTCCTCCTCGCATGCAG AGACCGCCGCATTTCAGAGGGCCCTTCCCTCCCCACCAACAGCCACCTCCTTTCAACCAGCCCCCTCCACCGCCACACAACTTTGGACGCTTCCCACCACGGTTCATGCAGGATGACTTCCCTCCCAGACACCACTACGACAGGCCGCCATACACCCCCCACCGCTTTGACTACGCTCAGGGAGAGTATCCCGGAG ACATAccaggtcctcctcctcctcctcctcctcctcccccccaccaccatcccAATCAGAGGCCCCCTCCCCCAGGTATTGGGGCTGAACATCCCCCCTGGGGCGGAGGCCAGCACCAGGACTTCGGCCCACCTCCGCACGGCTTCAACGGCCATTCGCCACATGTGCGCCATCGGCAGCACCCAGTCCCAGACGACCCGAGTCTGGTGCCCAACGTTCCCTACTTCGACCTGCCAGCTGGTCTCATGGCTCCGCTGGTCAAA CTAGAGGATTATGATTATAAACCTCTGGACCCCAAAGACATCCGCCTGCCCCCCCCCATGCCACCTAGTGATCGACTGCTTGCTGCGGTGGAGGCTTTCTACAGCCCTCCATCCCATGATCGGCCTCGGAACAG TGAAGGCTGGGAGCAGAACGGCCTGTACGAGTTCTTCCGGGCCAAGATGAGAGCCAGGAGGAAAAAGGGACACGAGAAACGCAACGCAAG tGGTCGTGGAGGCAGCCGGTCCAGGAGTCACTCTCCCAGCAGAGGAAGGTCCTCGTCCCGCTCCAGCTCGCACTCGTCAAAGTCGTCCCGGTCTCGCTCCCGCTCGTCTCGCTCCCGCAGCAACTCGCGCTCCTACTCACGATCCAg GTCCAGGAGTAGATCCAGGTCCTCTCGGAGTCGCTCTCACTCCAGGTCCAAATCCCGCTCGCGCTCACCCACCAAGAGACGTCGTGGCGCCAAATCCCGGAGCTCCTCCCCTGC CTCCACGTCAGCCCTGGGCGGTGCTTCCTCCAAACTACCTACAGACAACAGGCTCGGGGAGGAGAACAAGGGCCAtcagctgctgatgaagatgg GCTGGAGTGGtctgggggggttgggggcaAAAGAACAGGGAATCCAGGACCCCATCAAAGGAGGCGATATCAGGGACAAATGGGACCAGTACAAGGGTGTGGGGGTGTCATTGGACGACCCGTATGAGAACTACCGCAGGAACAAGAGCTACAACTTTGTCGCCCGGATGAAGGCACGAGAGGAAG TGAATCGGGAACCACAGGAGGCCCCTCCAACTGAGTGA
- the LOC118318398 gene encoding calcium homeostasis endoplasmic reticulum protein isoform X2, with the protein MDVPIAPEDQELRNVIDKLAQFVARNGPEFEKMTMEKQKDNPKFSFLFGGEFFSYYKCKLAMEHQQHLYNPGASEVVDIPPPPMPMIVPPSVPPPAAPALDEIIQQSQWNLQQQEQHLHTLRQEQVTAAIALAMEQQTQKLLLETQLDITEFDNLLQPIVDTCTKDAISGGKNWMFNNAKSPQHCELMTSHLRNRITADAAHFELRLHLIYLTNDVLHHCQRKQQKDLLAALQKVVVPIYCTSFLAVEEEKQQKITRLLQLWEKNGYFDDETIQQLQNPALGLGQYQASLITEYAAAVQPIQLTFQRQIQALKTHHEEFVSSLKQQQHQPQPLQPAPVAQLATPTEPEQAPAMTAQAGEVKPAMSGPPSGDFDGASSRPQDPSNTSGPSDIPPNKPGWYDTQHMGPWNPNQPPPFDPNQPPPPCPPWNSHEGMWNDQRDPGNWSGGPPREGGPWSGPGGSEPGPPSWNSYDQQPPWGNQPDQPPWGQREPPFPPRMQRPPHFRGPFPPHQQPPPFNQPPPPPHNFGRFPPRFMQDDFPPRHHYDRPPYTPHRFDYAQGEYPGDIPGPPPPPPPPPPHHHPNQRPPPPGIGAEHPPWGGGQHQDFGPPPHGFNGHSPHVRHRQHPVPDDPSLVPNVPYFDLPAGLMAPLVKLEDYDYKPLDPKDIRLPPPMPPSDRLLAAVEAFYSPPSHDRPRNSEGWEQNGLYEFFRAKMRARRKKGHEKRNASGRGGSRSRSHSPSRGRSSSRSSSHSSKSSRSRSRSSRSRSNSRSYSRSRSRSRSRSSRSRSHSRSKSRSRSPTKRRRGAKSRSSSPASTSALGGASSKLPTDNRLGEENKGHQLLMKMGWSGLGGLGAKEQGIQDPIKGGDIRDKWDQYKGVGVSLDDPYENYRRNKSYNFVARMKAREEVNREPQEAPPTE; encoded by the exons ATGGATGTTCCCATCGCCCCCGAAG ATCAAGAGCTGAGGAATGTAATTGACAAACTGGCCCAGTTTGTAGCTCGCAATGGGCCCGAGTTCGAAAAGATGACGATGGAGAAACAGAAGGACAACCCCAagttctccttcctctttgggGGAGAGTTCTTCAGCTACTACAAGTGCAAGCTTGCCATGGAGCACCAGCAGC ATTTGTACAACCCGGGCGCCAGTGAGGTGGTTGACATCCCTCCTCCACCAATGCCGATGATTGTTCCTCCTTCGGTTCCTCCGCCTGCCGCACCTGCCCTCGACGAGATCATCCAGCAGAGTCAGTggaatctgcagcagcaggagcagcatcTCCACACGCTCAGACAG GAGCAAGTGACTGCAGCCATAGCTCTGGCCATGGAGCAGCAAACccagaagctgctgctggagactcAGTTGGACATCACAGAGTTTGACAACCTATTGCAGCCCATCGTGGACACCTGCACCAAAGATGCCATCTCT gGTGGTAAGAACTGGATGTTCAACAACGCCAAGAGCCCACAGCACTGTgaactgatgacatcacatctccGCAACCGCATCACTGCTGATGCAGCGCATTTTGAGCTCCGCCTACATCTCATTTATTTAACCAATGACGTTCTCCATCACTG CCAGCGGAAACAGCAGAAGGATTTGTTGGCGGCGCTGCAGAAAGTTGTGGTTCCCATCTACTGCACCAGCTTCCTGGCtgtggaggaagagaagcagcagaagatCACTCGG ctgctgcagctctgggaGAAGAATGGATACTTTGACGATGAGACCATTCAGCAGCTCCAGAATCCGGCTCTGGGGCTCGGCCAGTATCAG gcctcTCTGATAACAGAGTATGCTGCTGCGGTGCAGCCCATCCAGCTGACCTTCCAGAGGCAGATCCAGGCTTTGAAGACGCATCACGAAGAGTTTGTTTCCAgcctgaagcagcagcagcaccaaccGCAGCCACTGCAGCCGGCCCCTGTTGCACAACTAGCGACCCCCACTGAGCCCGAGCAGGCCCCGGCTATGACTGCACAAGCAG GGGAAGTGAAGCCTGCCATGTCGGGCCCTCCTTCAGGGGACTTTGATGGAGCTTCCTCCAGACCGCAGGACCCTAGCAACACTAGTGGACCCTCAGATATCCCCCCCAACAAGCCTGGGTGGTATGACACCCAGCACATGGGCCCCTGGAACCCCAACCAGCCG CCTCCTTTTGACCCAAACCAGCCCCCCCCTCCTTGCCCGCCCTGGAACAGCCATGAGGGGATGTGGAATGACCAGAGGGACCCAGGGAACTGGAGCGGGGGTCCACCCAGAGAAGGAGGCCCCTGGAGTGGTCCAGGTGGGTCTGAACCCGGCCCTCCATCCTGGAACTCGTATGACCAGCAGCCACCGTGGGGGAACCAGCCGGACCAGCCTCCCTGGGGCCAGAGGGAGCCCCCATTTCCTCCTCGCATGCAG AGACCGCCGCATTTCAGAGGGCCCTTCCCTCCCCACCAACAGCCACCTCCTTTCAACCAGCCCCCTCCACCGCCACACAACTTTGGACGCTTCCCACCACGGTTCATGCAGGATGACTTCCCTCCCAGACACCACTACGACAGGCCGCCATACACCCCCCACCGCTTTGACTACGCTCAGGGAGAGTATCCCGGAG ACATAccaggtcctcctcctcctcctcctcctcctcccccccaccaccatcccAATCAGAGGCCCCCTCCCCCAGGTATTGGGGCTGAACATCCCCCCTGGGGCGGAGGCCAGCACCAGGACTTCGGCCCACCTCCGCACGGCTTCAACGGCCATTCGCCACATGTGCGCCATCGGCAGCACCCAGTCCCAGACGACCCGAGTCTGGTGCCCAACGTTCCCTACTTCGACCTGCCAGCTGGTCTCATGGCTCCGCTGGTCAAA CTAGAGGATTATGATTATAAACCTCTGGACCCCAAAGACATCCGCCTGCCCCCCCCCATGCCACCTAGTGATCGACTGCTTGCTGCGGTGGAGGCTTTCTACAGCCCTCCATCCCATGATCGGCCTCGGAACAG TGAAGGCTGGGAGCAGAACGGCCTGTACGAGTTCTTCCGGGCCAAGATGAGAGCCAGGAGGAAAAAGGGACACGAGAAACGCAACGCAAG tGGTCGTGGAGGCAGCCGGTCCAGGAGTCACTCTCCCAGCAGAGGAAGGTCCTCGTCCCGCTCCAGCTCGCACTCGTCAAAGTCGTCCCGGTCTCGCTCCCGCTCGTCTCGCTCCCGCAGCAACTCGCGCTCCTACTCACGATCCAg GTCCAGGAGTAGATCCAGGTCCTCTCGGAGTCGCTCTCACTCCAGGTCCAAATCCCGCTCGCGCTCACCCACCAAGAGACGTCGTGGCGCCAAATCCCGGAGCTCCTCCCCTGC CTCCACGTCAGCCCTGGGCGGTGCTTCCTCCAAACTACCTACAGACAACAGGCTCGGGGAGGAGAACAAGGGCCAtcagctgctgatgaagatgg GCTGGAGTGGtctgggggggttgggggcaAAAGAACAGGGAATCCAGGACCCCATCAAAGGAGGCGATATCAGGGACAAATGGGACCAGTACAAGGGTGTGGGGGTGTCATTGGACGACCCGTATGAGAACTACCGCAGGAACAAGAGCTACAACTTTGTCGCCCGGATGAAGGCACGAGAGGAAG TGAATCGGGAACCACAGGAGGCCCCTCCAACTGAGTGA